In Paenibacillus durus, the DNA window ACTCGTCGACGGGACGCAGCGAGGCATCCAGCCGCACGGCGCCGATCTCGATAACCTCCATCGGATGCTCGCTGGCAAACTTGCGGCCGTTGAATTCAATGTCCAGAATGATATAATCCACAAAAGTTGCCTCCGTATACACTTAGACTGATACGATTTCTCGCACCGATTACTCTATTTTAACAAATTGTTCCCGGATTGACTTCCTTTCAGCGTCATTTTACAATTTACTAACCTGACATTCGTTAAAAGGAGAGAAATTATAGATGGCAATGGAAATCGAGCGCAAATTCCTGCTTCCTGAGTTTCCGCAGCAGCTTGTTCAAGAGGGGAAGCTGAGCATTCACAGCCGGCAGCGCATCGAACAGACTTATTTGGCGATTGACGGGCCGCAGGAGCTGCGTGTACGCAAGCTTGAAGACCTTAGTTCCGGCGAGCTGCATTACACCCATACGTTCAAGAACGGCCTCGGCATCAGCCGCGAGGAGATCGAATATGAAATCTCACAGGGCTTATACGAACAAATGATCCGCGCCGTCCGGGCTGTGCCGCTGATCAAGGAACGCATTACCGGTGAATGGAATGGCATAACGGTGGAAATTGACATCTATGATCAGCTGAAGCTGTCGGTCGTCGAGGTTGAATTTCATTCCCTGGAGGAAGCCCAAAGCTTCTCACCGCCGGACTGGTTCGGCCTGGACATCAGCGAAGAGAAGAAATACAGCAACAAGACGGTCTGGAAAGAATTGCAGAATCCGGCCCACTAGCGAAGGAATTGCGAAAATTGGCTGAAAACTGGCGAAAGCATGCAGAATACAACGGACTTTAACACATAAACGTGTTAATATATAGGATGAATTCGAAAGCGCGAAATATTCAGGGGGCTGAGTAGAAAATGAAATATATTAGTACAAGAGGCAATGTCGAACCGAAAGGTTTTATTGATACGGTCTTGATGGGTCTGGCTGATGACGGCGGATTGATGATTCCGGATGTCATTCCCTCCGTATCCGCACAGACGCTGGAGGAATGGCGGTCTTTGAGCTTTCAGGAGCTGTTCCTGAAAATCTTCTCCTATTATACAAACGGTGAAATCCCGGACGGGGACCTGAAGGAATTGGTTGAGCGGAGCTATGCTTCTTTCCGCCATCCGGAAGTGACGCCGCTTAAAGAAATCAATGATTCCCAGTATGTGCTGGAGCTGTTCCACGGGCCGACCTTTGCGTTCAAGGACGTCGCGCTGCAGTTCATGGGCGAGCTGTACTCTTATATTTCCAGAGTTCGCGGCGAAATTATTCATATTCTCGGCGCAACCTCCGGCGATACCGGTGCAGCGGCCATTGCGGGCGTGCGCGGCAAGGAAGGCATCAAGATCTGTATTCTGCATCCGCATAATAAAGTCAGCAAGGTGCAGGAGCTGCAAATGACGACGGTGGATGACGCGAACGTGCTCAACCTGTCGGTCAAGGGCAATTTCGACGACTGCCAGAAGATCATCAAGGAGCTGTTCGCCGATCTGGACTTTAAGAGCCGGTATCACTTGCGCGCGATCAACTCGATCAACTTTGTGCGGATTTTGGCGCAGACGGTCTATTATTTCTACGCTTACCTGCATCTGCCGCAGGCGGCGCAAGGCAAGACGGTCAACATCAGTGTACCATCCGGCAACTTTGGGAATATCTTCTCCGGCTACCTCGCCAAAAAAATGGGGCTGCCTCTCGGCAAGCTGATCATTGCCACGAACGAGAACAATATTCTGGAGCGCTTCGTCAAGACCGGAGAGTACAAGCCCGGCGATTTCAAAAGCACGTACAGCCCTTCGATGGACATCCAGGTGGCCAGCAACTTCGAACGTTATCTGTATTATCTGCTTGGCGAGGACTCCGCGAAGGTGTCGGATTATATGGCCAAGCTTCAGCGCGAAGGAGCCATTACGGTCGATCCGGCGCTGCTTGAGCAGGTGCAGTCCGAATTTGCCGCGCTCGGCGTGAAAAATGAAGAGTGTCTGAACATAATCGGCAAATACCAGCAGGAATCTGGCTATTTGCTGGACCCGCATACCGCCTGCGGTATTGCCGCTTATGAAGAATATAACGGGCCGGGCGAGATCGGCATTACGTTCGCGACGGCGCATCCGGCCAAATTCGACGAAGCGATTTCCCTGCTGAAGATCAAACAGGAATTCCCAGCGGAGATTGCCGGTCTGTCGGCGCTCCCGCAGCATATGACCGTGACCGAGCATGACAAGGCGGAGATCGCAAGCCAGCTTGAGACCTTCTATACGCTTTCGGCAGAAATCGGATAGGGATCGATGATGAGACAGCCTTTAAAGGGAGAGATAGCTGTATGACTATTCGATTTGGCGTAGTGGGAACCAACTGGATTACGGACCGGTTCTTGGAGTCGGGACTGGAAAATGAAGATTTTCTGCTGACGGCCGTGTACTCCCGCAGCGAGGAGAAAGGCAAGGCGTTCGCCGCGAAGTATGCCGGGGCCTCCGTCTACACCGACCTGGAAGTTATGGCGGCAAGCGACGAGATCGATGCCGTCTATATTGCAAGCCCTAATTCGCTGCATGCCGAACAGGCGCTGATCTGCATTAGCCACGGCAAGCATGTGCTGTGCGAGAAGCCCGCCGCGTCCAACGCGGCGGAGCTGAGACGCGTAACCGAGGC includes these proteins:
- the thrC gene encoding threonine synthase; its protein translation is MKYISTRGNVEPKGFIDTVLMGLADDGGLMIPDVIPSVSAQTLEEWRSLSFQELFLKIFSYYTNGEIPDGDLKELVERSYASFRHPEVTPLKEINDSQYVLELFHGPTFAFKDVALQFMGELYSYISRVRGEIIHILGATSGDTGAAAIAGVRGKEGIKICILHPHNKVSKVQELQMTTVDDANVLNLSVKGNFDDCQKIIKELFADLDFKSRYHLRAINSINFVRILAQTVYYFYAYLHLPQAAQGKTVNISVPSGNFGNIFSGYLAKKMGLPLGKLIIATNENNILERFVKTGEYKPGDFKSTYSPSMDIQVASNFERYLYYLLGEDSAKVSDYMAKLQREGAITVDPALLEQVQSEFAALGVKNEECLNIIGKYQQESGYLLDPHTACGIAAYEEYNGPGEIGITFATAHPAKFDEAISLLKIKQEFPAEIAGLSALPQHMTVTEHDKAEIASQLETFYTLSAEIG
- a CDS encoding CYTH domain-containing protein codes for the protein MAMEIERKFLLPEFPQQLVQEGKLSIHSRQRIEQTYLAIDGPQELRVRKLEDLSSGELHYTHTFKNGLGISREEIEYEISQGLYEQMIRAVRAVPLIKERITGEWNGITVEIDIYDQLKLSVVEVEFHSLEEAQSFSPPDWFGLDISEEKKYSNKTVWKELQNPAH